In one window of Gossypium hirsutum isolate 1008001.06 chromosome A01, Gossypium_hirsutum_v2.1, whole genome shotgun sequence DNA:
- the LOC107892671 gene encoding glucosamine 6-phosphate N-acetyltransferase has protein sequence MENSNSSIEGNNLRVRKLELSDKSKGFLELLRQLTVCDSVSDKEFEDRFKEISMYGDDHVICVIEDEISGKIISSGSVFIEKKFIRKCGKVAHIEDVVVDAGSRGTQLGKKIVGFLADHARSMGCYKVILDCSDENKVFYEKCGFKKKEIQMVKYFV, from the coding sequence ATGGAGAACTCTAATTCATCAATAGAAGGAAATAATTTGAGGGTTCGAAAGCTGGAACTTTCAGATAAAAGCAAAGGGTTTTTAGAGCTATTACGACAATTAACTGTTTGTGATTCAGTTTCTGATAAAGAATTCGAAGATAGGTTTAAGGAAATCAGCATGTATGGCGATGATCATGTTATTTGTGTGATCGAAGATGAAATTTCAGGTAAGATTATATCTTCAGGGAGTGTGTTTATTGAGAAGAAGTTCATAAGGAAGTGTGGTAAAGTGGCCCACATTGAGGACGTGGTGGTCGATGCCGGTTCCAGAGGGACGCAATTGGGGAAGAAAATCGTGGGGTTTCTGGCGGATCACGCTCGTTCCATGGGGTGTTATAAGGTTATTTTGGATTGcagtgatgaaaacaaagtgtTTTATGAGAAATGTGGGTTTAAGAAGAAGGAGATTCAGATGGTTAAGTATTTTGTTTGA
- the LOC107892589 gene encoding iron-sulfur assembly protein IscA-like 2, mitochondrial — translation MNALNSIPMSRSLIQRITPFFIARIKQNHKLLSSSFSSSSSAIHEASSESPSPSLDAVHMTDNCIKRMKELQASEQSSDHKMLRLSVETGGCSGFQYVFDLDDKTNPDDRVFVREGVKLVVDDISYDFVKGATIDYVEELIRSAFVVTTNPSAVGGCSCKSSFMVKQ, via the exons ATGAATGCTTTAAATTCAATTCCCATGTCGAGATCATTGATTCAACGCATTACTCCATTTTTCATAGCTCGAATCAAGCAAAACCATAAGCTTCTAagctcttctttttcttcatcttcttcagcTATTCATGAGGCTTCTTCTGAATCTCCATCTCCTTCCCTCGATGCAGTTCACATGACTGATAATTGCATAAAG AGAATGAAAGAATTGCAAGCAAGTGAGCAATCATCTGATCATAAGATGCTTCGATTGAGTGTAGAAACTGGTGGATGTTCGGGGTTTCAATACGTGTTTGATTTGGATGACAAAACAAACCCAGATGACAg AGTTTTTGTGAGGGAAGGGGTAAAGTTGGTAGTTGATGATATTTCCTATGATTTTGTAAAAGGAGCAACCATCGATTATGTCGAGGAGTTAATTCGTTCTGCATTCGTG GTGACGACAAATCCTAGTGCAGTTGGAGGGTGCAGTTGTAAAAGTTCATTCATGGTGAAACAGTAG
- the LOC107892812 gene encoding cytochrome b-c1 complex subunit 9, mitochondrial has protein sequence MDYTSRRRGQGGLFEGLYRVIMRRNSVYVTFIIAGAFLGERAVDYGVYRLWEYNNVGKRYEDIPVLGQRQSEE, from the exons ATGGATTACACATCTAGAAGGCGAGGTCAAGGTGGCCTTTTTGAAGGTCTCTATAGAGTCATCATGCGACGTAACTCCGTCTACGTTACCTTCATCATCGCCGGCGCTTTCCTCGGTGAACGG GCTGTGGATTATGGAGTTTATAGGCTCTGGGAATACAACAATGTCGGG AAACGTTACGAAGACATTCCAGTGCTAGGACAGAGGCAATCAGAGGAATGA
- the LOC107892501 gene encoding uncharacterized protein, whose product MAGKISAASARAHTRKSKQNTSFKLLSGIFTKTLLVLFVGALAWAYQAIQPPPPKTCGSPDGPLITASRIKLRDGRHLAYKEHGVPLEAAKYKIVKVHGFDSCRLDAVPLSPELVERLGIYVVSFDRPGYGESDPNPKRTVKSMALDIEELADQLRLGSKFYVIGISMGGQVIWSCLKYIPHRLAGATLVAPVVNYWWSGFPTNLSNQAYQQMLPQDQWVLRVSHYAPWLTYWWNSQKWFPSSSVIAHSIDIFSSEDRKLLMKISSTRNHAAQVRQQGEYESLHRDLIVGFGAWEFSPLELDNPFPNNEGSVHVWHGDEDRLVPVTLQRYIAEQLPWIRYHELPGAGHLFMVADGMWDNIVKTLLVGEK is encoded by the exons ATGGCAGGGAAAATATCGGCTGCATCAGCTCGGGCTCACACTAGAAAATCTAAGCAAAACACTTCCTTCAAGCTTCTCTCAG GGATATTCACAAAGACACTATTGGTCTTGTTTGTGGGAGCTTTGGCATGGGCTTATCAGGCCATTCAGCCGCCGCCACCCAAGACTTGTGGCTCTCCTGATGGTCCACTCATCACAGCGTCGAGAATAAAGCTCAGGGATGGACGGCATTTGGCCTACAAAGAGCATGGCGTTCCACTAGAGGCAGCAAAGTATAAAATCGTCAAAGTCCATGGATTTGATTCTTGTAGGCTTGATGCTGTTCCTCTGTCCCCG GAACTCGTTGAAAGGTTAGGGATCTATGTTGTGTCTTTCGACAGACCAGGCTACGGAGAGAGTGATCCTAATCCGAAACGAACAGTGAAGAGTATGGCTTTAGATATTGAAGAGCTTGCCGATCAATTGAGACTAGGATCCAAGTTTTATGTAATCGGAATTTCTATGGGGGGACAGGTGATTTGGAGCTGCCTCAAGTACATCCCTCATAG GTTAGCAGGGGCGACATTGGTGGCTCCAGTGGTTAACTACTGGTGGTCCGGTTTTCCTACAAACTTATCGAACCAAGCATATCAGCAAATGTTACCACAAGACCAATGGGTGCTTCGTGTGTCTCACTATGCTCCATGGCTCACCTACTGGTGGAACAGTCAAAAATGGTTCCCTAGTTCTAGTGTTATCGCTCACAGTATCGATATTTTTTCTAGTGAGGACCGAAAACTCTTGATGAAGATCTCGTCTACTAGGAACCATGCG GCACAAGTAAGACAGCAAGGGGAATACGAGTCCCTGCATCGTGACCTGATAGTCGGATTTGGAGCTTGGGAATTCTCTCCGTTGGAACTGGACAACCCATTTCCTAACAATGAAGGCTCGGTGCATGTGTGGCATGGAGATGAGGATAGACTTGTACCGGTTACGTTGCAACGCTACATTGCTGAACAACTCCCGTGGATTCGCTACCATGAACTACCTGGTGCCGGACATTTGTTTATGGTTGCAGATGGGATGTGGGATAATATAGTGAAGACACTTTTGGTGGGAGAAAAGTAG